The Salminus brasiliensis chromosome 14, fSalBra1.hap2, whole genome shotgun sequence genome contains the following window.
CTCCTCTTTGCCATCGTCCGTGGCTCCGTCGTCGCGCTGCGACATCCCTGAGTCTGCTGGCCACTTACTGCTCTCCTCCTCCCCTTCGCCCATCAGCTCGGCCTCCGCCATCATCTCCTCCTCGCCGTCGGCGCCGTCGTCTGGGAAGCGGTGGTCTCCGGGGAAACGGTGGTCGCCGGGGTAAAGGAGCTCCTCCTCCGGGGAGGCATCCTCGCCGTTCTGGTCCAGCAGGGCAGCCATGCCCCGGCCCGAGCAGTCTGCGCACACGCCGTGGCGCCGGGAGCCGTGCTTGATGCCCACGCTGGCGGCTGACATGAAGACACGACTGCACACCTTACACACGTACTTCTTGTCCTTGCTGTGAACCTAAGAGAGAGATCCAGAAGTGGGATACAGAAGCCCGTTAGGGGGAGGGAGAAACAGATGGGACAGTTAACCAAACCACAAGTTAGCCCTATATCTACATCTGTCATGAAGAAATCCAGACCTGTGTCAAATCTGGCCTTTTTCTGTTACATCACAGAGAAATCAGTCCTTGTCTTTTTGAATCTTGGAGCTATGCTTTAAAATGTAGATCACAATACATTATCAGACAGACCTGAAAGCTCTCGGCCTTGGCGAATTTGTATTTTAATCCATGATATTCACTGGGGTGTACCTCAAGGGACTATTACGGCcctttttgtattgtttatatatGCTGTGATTGTTTCCTGTAATATGTTGCTGCACCCATTGAAGTGGGTGCGTCTTTTCTTTAAAGCACTTTAAGCAGAGAGAGGGGCAGGGCTCAAAGTCCtttaggctggagttcaggtggcatCTGTTTTGAGCTAGAAGGCTAGACCAAACACTGATAAGCAGAGCTAGGCCTAAGAGATATGACTCTATATGGGGGAGAACACAGGTTGTAGGACATTATAGGATGTAAGAATGAAATAAGCATGTTCTATCTCCCAAAAGTCAGTTATTTCATGACTCCTCCGATAATATAAAAGTATTCTAATGAACAAACAGGAAGAACTATTGAGAAATAAGACAGATCATTAATCACTGCACTGAAATAAGACAGATTATTAATCACTGCACCCAGTGCAGAATAACAGAGCAGCCTTTAACCCTTTTTatgttaaactgttaaaagggCCAGATCTATGAggaccttttggaggttctacaATTTAAAAGTCTGCTAGTTTGGACCATACCATCAGCATATGATAACTTGGAAAACTGTTTGTGGTGGGAAGCCAGCCCCCCGTCTCTAGTAAGTGAAGCTAGGAATGAGAGATGGTAGAGTTTAAAGGGAGGAGGGTCGGATTCAAATATAGTAGCCTAAAGATCCTGTAGGAACGTTAATTACCGAGCAAGACACCGCTACGATCATTTGAGGAGTATTTGAGTTCTTTGAGGAACCTACAGCCAACATGTTTCTTGTCTCTGGTTGAAAAATATTAACATGGTTAAGGATGAAAAATACATCGCTTGGCAGGGTGCAGAAGAAATATTTTACTGATGCGAAAGAAGGAACAACATATGAAACGTGGGCTTGAAAAATGGCAAATGTAGTGCATTTGGACACTACATTTGGCCTTCACTGTGAATATGTATCTTTTTTGTGAGTTTTTTCTTTGAAgtttttctttgactttttgtacatttttaaaaagcaactgtcttttttcattattttttagtaGTGCAGCCCAAACTTGCTCACTACTGTTTACAGAAAGTGAatatgtagttttttttatggCAGATAGAGGGGCACCATACAGAACAAAGCTTTACGACATGATGGCTAGCTAGTACACAGCGGGGACAACAATCATGTCACTGTTTTACTATCAAACACATGTTAAGCCTTCAGTTCTTTCTAGCTGTTCTCACAGCATGCTGCCTGTTAATACTGCTACTCTGTTCTTGGTTCTCTGATCTGCCTCAAACCAGAGCTGATTTCTGTGGCATACTCTGTTAACCACATTCTGACAAACATTCACCAGATCATGCACATGCTTTCTCACGAAACAGCTCAGAAACAGCGAGATAAGAGGAGGAGTGGGGAAATTGGTCTCTATTTTATATTTAGACACTCCTTATATATGTGCATAGAATGATATTAGGCTATACAGTAAGAAACCAAGCAACTAAATAAAActatacaatatacagtatcTTAAGGCAGGAAATGCTGATAAAATGTCTTTTCTTTTGCACTGTAATTATTAAAATGCCAATACTCAATACTCAGaaatctgtttatttgtttggagTGTTTGGTTAATTTGCATCCACTTGTGTCTAATTATTTTTTCCAAAAGTTAGCACAATCAGTCATAACAATATTTCCATACTTTTTCCCtcagtaataataacagcattCCCACAAATACCCTTCTCAATGGGCAGTACAGTTTATAGGCCTACACATTCTTTAAATCATCTTTGGTATTttagaatataataatatataataatcgGTTCCTCGTCctaatataacatttttaaacaaatttaaTTTCTTAACATAATTATGTATGAAATTAAGtcacatatttgtatatttgtttttagaaaacagtctaatgcaaaaatatttttttatcaggAATATTAGTCATCAGCTGTGATATCCATAGTTAAAAATATCCTTCCCCTGTAGTGTTTCATCTTAAAATAACCATCTACAGCATTTTCATTCATATTACTTTCTAAAAATGGATCTAAACCCCATTGCTGCCCCCTGCTGACTTCCTTGCATCCTGCATTTCACTGCACTCACCAGTGTGTGCCTCTTCATATGTTCGCGACGGGTGAACTTCTTCCCACAAATTTCGCAAGGGTAGGGTCTCTCTCCCGTGTGTGAGCGCATGTGCCTCTTCAGGATGCACTGGTGCATGGCGGAGAAGCTGCAGTATGGGCACTTGAATTTCTTCCTGATCACCGTGAAGTCGTTTActacagacagaaagaggagagatggtCAGAGATGGTGCACACTCCCTGAGCAGACATCACGACAGTCCCAATTTTAGACAGAGATGCTCTGGAGGTGTGAGTATGGTATACTCACAGTGGGGTGAACCTTCCCTTCCTGCTTGTATAGATTAACAGATGCTATTGTTAATAATGTGAGTTACTGTACGCATGTGAACTCCCTTGCCTACTGAGACTCCAGTGCcttttatgtttatataaaacCTGGGCCATATGAAAGATATTTTGCCTAGAAGCTAGTGCATATAAAGACAGGGATGGGATAGTACACTCACTATAAAACACATTACCACTGAAATGTGACCTAACAGAAGCTCCCATCACATGCCTGCTTGCattaatgtgcagaaaatgcCTGATTTTGTGCTCATTGACTGTTcaagtcatatatatatatatatatatatatatatatatataactatatatatatagttgatTCATTAGCAAAATGCTCAACCTATGCTGAGAAATATTAAGCAAGGTCTCTGAGCTAAGCTCACCTTCCCTTAGCTACCAACGCCAGTCCTAAAGGACAGTTTCCTTAGCAACCACTACAGCACTGAGGCACATTTGGCCACATTGTTGAAAAACTCAAATTCAACTAAGATATAAATATGGAAGAATAGCAGCACATCTCCCTGTTGTCTGCTGAACGGTGTAACTGGCATACACAGTGTGACTGGCATCAACTGGTTTGAGGCCAAGATGCTTTGCCTAAGTAACAAAGCAGTTCTGAGGAGACAGAGGAAACAGTGTGCACATGCTTTGTACTTTTCCCGTTCTGATGTCTGTAATCGCATTAGGCCAATGGTCTAGACCAGCAGGGCTAATAAGAAGATGAGGACAGCAGGCTCAGGCCAGCACAGAGCCAGGTCCTGCTTGCTAATAAAAAAGGGCTCTGGCCTCTGCAACAGAAAATGTGTGGAACATGAGGTTAAGTCTCAGAATCAAGCAATGTCTGAAGCACTTCCACAATAACATGCTGAACAGAAGAGGTCATCTTCAAAAACATTTCTACACTAAAAAAAGTGTGCATGTATTCATGACCTGTTAACAAGGTTGCGAATAACGGCAGTGAGATTTcattacagaagaagaaaaatggaTACAGTTTTTCGAAGATTCACAAGAAAATTTATTGACTACAAAGATACAAACAAACATTTACACAACTGCTAAAAAAAGATAACAGTATTTGGTATGAAAAcgttctttttgttttgttaacaAAAGTTACAGTGCAAACAATACAGCAGTGATTGCTGCATCACATACTATAAAATCCCTTAAGGGCTTTTCAGCATGGTTTTCATTCGCTTAATGTGACAGGAGCCGATCCGTCTTTTTTTCCCTGAGGAGAACGTCTCCAGATCTTCCACAGAAGTTCAAGTTCcctgttgtctttttttttttttttttttccatttttgcatAGTAGTTAAATAGTGAGTTCCATAAAATGCCTCCAACATTCAGTCTAGCACCAGTGGTTATACCATGTTTTGTCATTTCAGGTTATACCACTTTCAATACCTTGAAAGTGAATACTTTGGCATAGATCGGATAGGTGTTTTCCAAATACACCAAAGGTTTGTATACAAGAACCAATTATACAACAAGAAACTTGCAGAACAACCATATAATATGGACAGCTCACTGAAAGACATGGGAATGAGAAAAGACCCACCTTCTCCATCACTGCAATATCTGCTTAGAATagacactaatcagccataacagtaCAACCACCTTCTTAATGTTGTGAAGGCCCCTTCgttccaccaaaacagctcagacccATCAATGCATGGGACCCCACAAGACATAACCAGCATTAACgtttccagctgtctgtcttttgtGAGACCAGATCAAATGGGCTAGGCTTTGTGCATCAGTGAGCGTTGAATACTAAGACCTAAGGCGCtcgttcactggttgtccttctttgaaccacttttggttggaTGTAACCACTGCACTGCATGGGAACACTCCACAAAACCTAACATTTTGGACATTCTGTAACTAACTTGTCTAGctatcacaatttggctcttgtaaAAGTCGCTTACtaattttcctgcttccaacacatcagccAGTTCCAGTGcttttgacaggtgccattttaacaagataatcaatgttattgaCTTCACcttatggttttaatgttatggctcattaCCGTAATGTTTTATAAGCCAGTGGTTATCAGTAAACCCCAGATGATCCACATATTTTCTCTATCCCAATCTGTTTGATAATCATAGGTGTCCTAGTAAATGCTTTCAAAATGAATGACTAGGCACCATTACAGACGTTTCCAGTGCATATCCACATAGACCTGTATGTTCTCCCTAATATGCCTATGCCAAGACATGATATCCAAAATTAACAGCTGTAAAATGCTCTAGAACATGAGTGCCCAGTTTAAGTCCCGGTGATCTTCCACCCTGCACAGTTTAACTCCAACCAAGTGTGGTGGATCGAAGCTCTCTAGGTTGGTAGATCTctaggaccaggattgagcaccCCAGCGCTAGAAAACGAGGTAGCTCTAAGCTCTAACTGACTCCTATTTTCCCACTGGAGCTGTTTTATCACTGACAATTCAGTGGTTGCATTCAACAGCTGCACATTTCTTGCAAATGACAAACACTGAACAATTATTTATCTTCTGAATCAATAATTAAAGCTACGTGTCGGGCAAGCCATTGCACCAGGTTCtgttttatatgctttttttttttcaaaataaacatttctgaaacCAGTAAATCAAAATATAGTCCACAGAAGCCCTCCTTTTCAAAAGATGAGCGAGCCTGCAAAAATGTGATTGTGATTTAGACCTAACTGTAACACCACTAGGCCACTGTTTCTCCTAAATACCCCATGTTCTCCCCTCCTTTCTCTCCTGTGGCTCTGACATAAACTCTATTGTAGGGTCAGTGAGGTTTATGGAGGTTACTAGGGCACCCGCGACCTTAATGACTCTACTTCTCTCCTCCCACATCCTCTTTATCTCCGAGGTCGGGGGTGAACCGGGGTGAGGGCCATGCTGAGCCAATTACTGACATTATTCAGCTGTGCTTagacacacagacgcacacacatacacacacagaggcttACAGTGAGGACGTTGCTGGCTGAGGGATTTAAGGTCTACCCCTAACCCTCCTCATCCCTGATCATCTGACTTCACTCAATTATAGAATCGTACAGGAAGGAGTAACAAGGAGATTGCACTTTCCTCCTGCAGGGGGCAGCACAACGCGCAGCTCCCCAGACCCCACAGCGAGGGTATGCTTGCGTAAGGCAGAACTTTTCCAGAAAATAACACTTTAACGGTCAGCTAAGTTAAAGCTCCATCTGAAACCTGGGCTACTCAAAGACACACTAGGAGATAAGTTCCTTACTGGGACACTGGAACAGAAGCTCTGTTTTGCATTCTTACAATGAGTGGGACGAGGGTTTGAGAAACAGAGCCACCCAAACACTGGTCATACTGGCATCCATTTCACTGAGATCACTGCGTTCTCTTGTCTGATTAGTGCCTAGTATGAAATGAAGTCAATGCACAAACACAGGTGCCTGGGCGTAAGATAAGGTCAATGTTTTGTCTTTGTCCTTGCATAGAGGTTGCACTTATCAATACCCAAAGCTGCTGCAGTTGGTGCATGTCCAGTAATCATATAAAAAtattcacatatatatatatatatatagaatatagagTTTAATTCACAAATATTCACATATATGTTACAAAGTCTGTACACATCTTGTACAAATACATTACAAAGCTTGGTTGTACAAAGCTCAGTGCTAAAGCCGAAAATAGGCATCAGTTCTTTTAAGGAACCCCTGAGTAGATTTTGTGGTGATACTCTTGTGTCTTCATTATTACTTACAGGTCAAACTGAGTGTTGAAGCAATTAGAGGGCAGACCATGAGTATCCAAGTCTGGTCCTTGAGGGCCAGAGCCCAGCACAGTACAACACACCAACTAAGCCTGCTATTAAAACTAAACTGAtgctgagctgaatcaggtgtgcttaagTTTAAGCAGAGAATTCTGAAACTGTGCTGAGCTAATGGTCTGCATCAACTCCTTAACTTCTAAACTTGTCACACCACCAAACTGACACTACCAGTTGTTTAGATAATCATCAGGAACTGGTAAATATATTAGAAATGCACAATGAAATCGGTATCATATTGGTAGTGGAAGATAATTGCCTTAAAAAGTATCTGAGGGACAGACATTTAGATTTCACCAATATTTCAAACTGATATTTAATGATGtgtttactgtactgtaaaaggGACAGACGTTTAGGTGATGCTGGGTAGCTGTGCTAAAACGATGCATTCTTAttaactgtactgtatttataaCCCTACAGAAATTAATGTTATCTTTTCTGTAAGGCTTATTAAGTACCaatttatatctatatctatcgcATGGGACGCTTCAATGCTATATTGGTCATTTCATTCGTGTTCATTTGGTGTCATATGATATGACACGCATAACAGGGAACTAGAGTTTACACCTTTGTCAGATATTTGAATGTAACTTGATAAATGCATCGGTTTTCAAGTGTATGAGGACACATCCATATGCACTAGAAGACCTGGCCCCCTATGGTGGAACAAAGACACAGAGCCAGCCATCATTCCGCACTATGGTCTAGCCTGAGGTCAGAATGGACTTCTTCCCTGAGGGCGTGCGAATTCCAGAGTGGCTCTATGGGGGCGGCCCCTGCCTGGCAGCAGACCTTGGTGTGGGTGGCCAGGTTCTTTTGAGTGCTGAAGGCGCGGGTGCAGGCCGGGCAGGTATATACGCGCTCGCTGGAGTGCACGGACGACAGGTGGCGGTTGAGGTCAGTGCGGTCACGGAAGTGCTTGAGGCAGTACGGGCAGCGCATCAGTTTGCGCTTGAAGTGGATGGTCTTCTCGTGCCGGTCGGCGTTGGACTTCAGCGTGAAGCTGGCTGGACAGCGTGAGCAGTGGTAGCGCGGCGGTGGCGGAGGGGGCTCCAAGGTGGACGAAGGAGCCATTAGGGGGCGCTGCGGCTCCAGGCAGTCCAGAGACAGGGCCATGAGCGAGAGCGTGTGGCCGTACTCGTGCTGCCTCAGCTGGAGCAGGCTGCTAAACAGTTGCTTGCACAGGGAGCAGGCCAGCCCTCCGGCCCGCACCtccgccacacacacaccacgccGCTCCTCCACCATCTGATCCTCCTCTATAGGAGCCTGGCCACACTCCAGGCCTgcgagagggcgagagagaggggcagagagaaggagagagagagaggtgagaacTAACACCGGGAGACGAGCTTATGTATGTGAAAAATAACAGCCAGTCATGCAGAGAGGGCCAGATAAGGTACGAGAGGCCAGAACAGctcacatgcacatacacacacacacacacacactcacaaatacCTGCACTGTTACCCGGACTGTCTTCGTCCTCTTGCATCTCCTCCTGTAAGAATATATGCACACAGTGTTAAAGCGAACTGCTATATACACATCTTGTATAATGGAGTGTACTCTTGTGGCATGCAGTTTCATGTCctgtatgaacacacacatatatacacatatacacacaaatgagaaagaaaattaAACAGACAGGACCCCTGAACAGAAATACAACAGAgatggttaatgaaagaaacattaagcaagaaaaacaaagagacaAAGGAAAGAGCTAGTCTGTTAGAGGAAGCCTTGCTGTTGGTGGGTATGGTCAGTTTAATACTCTGACTTTCCCCCGGGTTTGTCTTTCAGTGAACACAGCAGGTGGAAAGAGAAGTAGAAAGCTCTTTGTCTCGTGACACAAGAGGATATTCAATATTTGTTTTTGAAgaggtgtgcatgtgtgtatgtgtgtgtgtctgtgagagagagtgtggaaAAGGGGGTGGTAGTTCAGATGCACTTTTGTTTGCACATCCTCGCTCTGAGAGTGTATGTAGGTGTGACCTATCCACCTTTATATCTCTATAGAGCCCCCTCCTTTTCTGACTCGCCCTCACTTTCCTCtgcccctctctttctctctccctctctctccctgccccTCCCTTATGTAAAAGCAACATGCTTGAGTCTAACCAAACAGATGGCTTGTCCACAGAGATGGTACGGCTTCTTGGGAGGGAGGTCCTGTGAAACCAAATGCCACCTTAGAACACACGGGGAGAATGCAATTTCCTGGACCCGTGCAAGAAAACACAAAACTCGCCCCGCCCCTCTCATTGTCCAACCCTATTGATTCCCACCATCGCCTCTCCCCTCTTCTTATCTGTGGTGGCCCCTTGGCTGGTGTGGTTGAACTGCTTGAGTTTTCATATGCGTGATGACTGTTCTGCAGCTTGGGGTTCTGGGCCATAAGAGGAGTCGCATGCAGgtggattgtttttttttttgagaacagaagttgacagagagaaagtaaaagacaagaaaagacaaacaaaaaaagggtggaaaaaaagaaaggcaattcAGCAACATAAATGCTGTGTCTCAACGCAGCACACTGTGCTAGTCAATGTAGCGagtagtgtgtgttttttaatgtgaaatgtaaTGGAACATTGTGCAGTTAGTACCCAGCTTTTTTAACAAAGTACCGCTAGAATTGCTTCTCCCTCTTGCCCCAGCCTGACTGGTTGTCTGATTAGTAAAAGTGcaaaatgcttttccactctACTGCAGCAGTCTCTAAGTGAGACACTCTTGTCTGGGTGCTTGAATGGCCACCTGACAGATCCTAGTTGGAGTTAATGTTGGCTATCAGTGCATAGTAGAGAAAAAGGATTCGGTGACTTATATCAATAGTGGAAACCCTAGCTGGTGCTATATAGACCTTTTGAAggggttctatacagaaccgtGTGCAGTTTTTATGTTAAGAACCATTTGTCcatgcaaagaaccattcatGCATTCAAATGGTCcttttgagttgtcatggttgtCTATATAAAGCCATTGCCTTTTTTACCGACACCCTCCTTTTTTAAGGGTGATTAATATTAGggataattaatattattcGAAAATTTAGTATGCACAAATTTTCTGACCAGAAAATACTCAGATTAAATGTGTCTGATGCAACAAGAATTGATGAGCAAAAATGCAGCATTAGTAGGTTATATGCTGGTTTTCGTTCTAGtactagtctagtctagtctgatAACCCTGGATTATATCAGCATATCACAGTATATCCACTACTCCAGTCTAGACCACGCCGCTACTGAGCTGAGACAcaggaaaagacagagagacgtcgaaagagagagagtacaatGAGTGTGTGCTGATGGCCGACTTACCTCGGAGGGCGAGGGCTCTGGATCCTGCTCCACATCCTGACTGTACGAGGAGCCCCCGGCCAGCGGCAGGCCGAGGGAGGCCCCCAGGGGCCGCGCCTCGGAGGGCGGCGGAGGAGGTAGAAGAGGGAGAGCGGACGGAGGAGAGGACGAGGAGACCCCACGTTTGCTATCAAATGGGGCCCCGGGGCGGTGGGCGCCACTGCCGCCGCCATCGGAGCGGTGAGACCCTGGGGAGCACAGGAAAGGAGTCTCACCCACCTGCACTCAGAGCAGCCGCCATCTTCCACACAgcaggggtgggggtggggtggggggggttcaGGGGCCAAATACAGCCACTTCATTTTAcaagcagagagggagaggaggagaggaataaaggaataaaataacgagagaaaaaaaaagttgaggcttttttttttgtgaggaGAGGGGTTAGGGGTTgaattctctctctcgctctttttcgCTTCTCCATCCTCCCACGTGCGCACACGAGGGAGGGccgcatatgtgtgtgtgtgtgtgtgtgtgtgtatatactcgCTTGCTtgcttgtgcttgtgtgtgagagtgaaagaAATCGAGTTTTGAAAAGATGGCTGAAGTTCTTGTGAAAAACATGGTAAGTTATTTGACAGGGTCcatctgaaaagaaaaaaggagctGCTGGATATATTGAGCGGTGTAGAATGGTAGGCTCTGTGCTGTTGACCATCCAGGAaattcacacacatttttttccccccacattGTAACATTAGCTGACAAAAGGCTAATTTTCGACTGACTTTTTACTTCAGTCCTTCGCTTGTTCCACTGCTGTTAAAGGTTTGATACTGAATGAAAGGAGTGAATAGCGGCCTATTGGAGTGCGCCAGAAGAGGTTGGCTTACAGTTTGCATGTTGATGTTGTAAAGCTTGTATTTATTTTCACAGCTTCAGAGTGCTCACAGAATCCGCGCCTTAGGACAGATTTAAGCCTCCATGCTGCGTCCTGTTCATGATTCGGTACGTGATTTTTTTTGCAATGAAATGTATATTCCGGTTTGTCTGtacatttgtgtatgtgtgtgtgtgcatggttgGGTAAAGAGCGGTAAGTGTTGAAAGGACAGATGCACACACTCCGGTAAAGCAAGACCACGGATGGATTCCTGGAATGCTCTTCTCCCACACCCTGCACTCCCATTTCCTcatgagaacacacacatacgcactcAAAAATGcatacactctctcacacatacacaccggCCAGTGTGCAACACAAACACGATATGAGTATTTTCAAATAAAAGTGGCCTCACCTCAATCTTTGACCTACCCTCCCCATACACCACTCATCCCCCTTCTCCTAGGAAAGGTCACAAGGCCAAGGGTGGAGCATGCTCTAATCTCCAGTTAACCGCCCCCTTTGccatttttccagtctttttATGACGCCTTATCCCTAACAGTAATTGCATCAGCGCATCCATACAGCACACTTCAGTCATCTCCCTAATATCAGCCTTATGACTAAACCAAGGCTTTCATTCAGACTGCTGTTCAGAGTGTTCAAAACAGTAATACAATTAACAAAAAGAATTCAATCagaaatgctaatgttgctaactgtACATTAAGGCAAGTAACCATCAATTAGCATTATTCAAATGACATGCTAATCGGTGAATTCTGAATTCGTGTTCATTGTCATGTTAGCATATTTACACAATTCCAGCTCAGCTGCAAAGACCACATTGGTCCTCAATCTTTCTAGGAAGGAGTTAAGGGGAGAATTGGTGGCCTGATAAAGGGTGTGTGACATGATCGGTGTAGGATCTTAGTCAAAGGgcaccttttttcctgtttGCTCCACCTCATGGCTTAAGCTGAACTGCTGATGCTCATCTCAGATTAGACTGTGAACCTCAGAAGCATTAGGAGAGTGTGATATACTAGGTTGTCTGCTTCCATGGCCTGTGGTCTCTCGTATTTTATTGGGTAAATAATCCATTATTGTGTTTGCACTAAAATGCATCTCTTCCCatgttttgtttaaatattCTCATCATTCTCACTTGCAGTTATTTGAAAGATTCCTAAGTTTTCAGCCAATTTTGAGTTTGAACAGGATAAATGTTATCCTGCTTCTCATTAAACTGAATtgataatgtaattctgtattaTTTAACAAATAACTTTAGACTTCTAGGGGTACTTTAAGATGAActggcagaaaaaaagaaacacttgcAGGAATGAAGCAATAAGCCAACCATCAACCTTGGCCAAAATGACAGCCAATCTGAGAGTGAGATACGCTTTCAATATAGCATTCAACGCATTCAAATATAGACCCTGCTACACACCCAGATCATTTCCCCAACACCATTATATGTGCTTTTAACAATTGGTCAGTGAGTTTACTAGTAGCAAGATCTGCAAGGAGAAGGAAAGTTTATGAGTTTGTATTATAAATGTAGAATTTATGGATCACATCCCACAAAAAAATGAAACTTTCTCAATCAAGGTGTATGAGTTTAACAGAGATTAGGATTTAGATTTAATACAAACTGTGAATTGGCTGACAGCTTAAACCAATGTGATTGTGTAATATTAACAATCTAACTGATATTGATGGTTTCAACCTTGTAACTTCATTGGTTTTCATCTGTTATTTTCTTTTGTATATCATTTATCGCAACAATTTGAATTACTAGGGTTAAGAAGTGGTTACATGGATGTGCATTCATTCTTTTTCTAAAGTTACATAATTGAGCATTTTGGTAGTTTAGTT
Protein-coding sequences here:
- the LOC140577422 gene encoding uncharacterized protein is translated as MAAALSAGSHRSDGGGSGAHRPGAPFDSKRGVSSSSPPSALPLLPPPPPSEARPLGASLGLPLAGGSSYSQDVEQDPEPSPSEEEMQEDEDSPGNSAGLECGQAPIEEDQMVEERRGVCVAEVRAGGLACSLCKQLFSSLLQLRQHEYGHTLSLMALSLDCLEPQRPLMAPSSTLEPPPPPPRYHCSRCPASFTLKSNADRHEKTIHFKRKLMRCPYCLKHFRDRTDLNRHLSSVHSSERVYTCPACTRAFSTQKNLATHTKVCCQAGAAPIEPLWNSHALREEVHSDLRLDHSAE